The genomic interval TTCGGTCATCGCGCCGTACCTCTACCAACAGCACAAACAGGGGAACCTATGAGCGGGGAATCGGAGGAAAGTGGCCGGTCGATACGGCACCTCGCGACGGACGCACGCGTCCGTCGCGTCGCGCTGTACGCGACCACGCTGGCGCTGGTCGCGTTCTACCTGACGCCCATCGAGACCGGCGTCGTGACCTCGCTCAAGACCAGCGAGGCGGTCCGGAACACCCAACCGTTCCTCCCGCCCGGCCCCGGCGGCTTCACGCTGGGGAAGTGGGCGTTCGCGTTCGACGCGCTCTCTCACGGGATGGTCAACAGCATGCTGTTCACGATTCCCTCGACGCTCCTCTGTGCGGTCTTCGGGAGCATGGCGGCCTACGGGCTCACCCTCGTGGACTGGCGGGGGCAGGTGGCGGTGCTGGCGCTGTTCATCGCGGGCATCTTCATCCCGTATCAGGCGGTCATCATCCCGCTGTCGGAGTTCTGGTCGATATGGGTCGACCTCGACGAGCGACTCGCGTTCCTGTGGGCGCTACCCCTGCTCGAACCCCACTACGCGACGCTACTCGAACTCGTAATCACTCACACCGCCTACGGCATCCCCATCTGCACGGTCCTGTTCCGGGCCCAGTACCAGACGATGTCGTGGGAGATGATAGAGGCCGCCCGCCTCGACGGGGCGTCGCTGTGGCGGGTGTACCGGCGCATCGTCCTGCCGCTGTCGGTGCCGATGTTCGCGGTCGTGTTCATCTTCCAGTTCACCCAGATATGGAACGAGTTCCTGTTCTCGCTCACCATCATCCGGAGCGTCAGCGACCCCGCCGCGTCGGTCACGCTGATACTCTCGGGGCTGGGCGAGGCCCTCGAAGGGGTCGACTTCCCCCTCCGGATGGCGGGCGCGTTCGTCTCGGCGCTGCCCACGCTCGTCGTCTACGTCCTGTTCAGCGACCAGTTCGCGGAGGGGGTGAGGGTGTGACCCGCCCGCGAGCGCTCTCAATCGTCCAGATCGACCCGAGGTAACACATGGCAAAGACAGAACTCGACCACGTAACGAAGGTGTACACGGAGACTGACGGCTCGGAGGTCGTCGCGGTCGACGACCTGTCGCTCGCCATCGACGACGGCGAGTTCCTCGTCCTCGTCGGGCCGTCGGGGTGCGGAAAGTCGACGACACTGCGGATGATCGCCGGACTCGAATCGGTCACCGACGGCGAGATTCGGCTCGGCGGCCGGGTGATAAACGACGTTCCGGCGAGGGACCGCGACATCGCGATGGTGTTCCAGTCGTACGCGCTCTACCCCCACATGACGGTGCGGGAGAATATGGCGTTCGGACTGGAGGAGTCGACCGAGCTCCCCGACGACGAGATAGCCGACCGCGTCGAGCGGACCGCCGAGATGATGAACATCGCCGACCTGCTCGACCGGACTCCAGGCGACCTCTCGGGCGGCCAGCAACAGCGGGTCGCGCTCGGGCGGGCCATCGTCCGGGACCCCGCGGTCTTCCTGCTCGACGAACCCCTCTCGAATCTCGACGCAAAGCTCCGCGCCCAGATGCGGACCGAACTCCAGCGCCTCCAGGAGGACCTCGACACCACGACCATCTACGTCACCCACGACCAGACCGAGGCGATGACGATGGGCGACCGCATCGCCATCCTCGACGGCGGGGTCCTCCAGCAGGTCGGCACGCCACTGGAGTGCTACCACGAGCCCGCGAACCTGTTCGTGGCGGGGTTCGTCGGCGAACCGTCGATGAACTTCTTCGACGTGGACCTGCGCGATGGGACCCTCGTCGGCGAGCACTTCGAGTACCCCCTCTCGGAGGCGGTCCGGGCCGACGTGGCGGGCCACGACCGACTCGTCCTCGGGATTCGTCCGGAGGACGTGGAACTCCTCGGGGACGCCGAGACAGCCCACGACTTCCCGGCGACCGTCGACGTGGTCGAACCGATGGGCGACGAGAATCAGGTCCACCTCGCCCTCCGCGGCGGGGTCGAGACGGGAGCGGAGGCGGGAGACGAGTCCGCGCAGGTGACCGACTCCGAGCAGGCGTCGCTCGTGGCGACCGTCTCGGGGATGCGTCGGGTCGCGGCCGGGCGGGACGCCGTCGTCCGGATTCCTGAGGACGCGGTCCACCTCTTCGACCGCGAGACGGGCGAGGCGCTCCGCAACCGGGAACTGGAGAGC from Halorussus salilacus carries:
- a CDS encoding carbohydrate ABC transporter permease, giving the protein MSGESEESGRSIRHLATDARVRRVALYATTLALVAFYLTPIETGVVTSLKTSEAVRNTQPFLPPGPGGFTLGKWAFAFDALSHGMVNSMLFTIPSTLLCAVFGSMAAYGLTLVDWRGQVAVLALFIAGIFIPYQAVIIPLSEFWSIWVDLDERLAFLWALPLLEPHYATLLELVITHTAYGIPICTVLFRAQYQTMSWEMIEAARLDGASLWRVYRRIVLPLSVPMFAVVFIFQFTQIWNEFLFSLTIIRSVSDPAASVTLILSGLGEALEGVDFPLRMAGAFVSALPTLVVYVLFSDQFAEGVRV
- a CDS encoding ABC transporter ATP-binding protein, producing MAKTELDHVTKVYTETDGSEVVAVDDLSLAIDDGEFLVLVGPSGCGKSTTLRMIAGLESVTDGEIRLGGRVINDVPARDRDIAMVFQSYALYPHMTVRENMAFGLEESTELPDDEIADRVERTAEMMNIADLLDRTPGDLSGGQQQRVALGRAIVRDPAVFLLDEPLSNLDAKLRAQMRTELQRLQEDLDTTTIYVTHDQTEAMTMGDRIAILDGGVLQQVGTPLECYHEPANLFVAGFVGEPSMNFFDVDLRDGTLVGEHFEYPLSEAVRADVAGHDRLVLGIRPEDVELLGDAETAHDFPATVDVVEPMGDENQVHLALRGGVETGAEAGDESAQVTDSEQASLVATVSGMRRVAAGRDAVVRIPEDAVHLFDRETGEALRNRELESVEAASPNL